A single genomic interval of Streptomyces sp. NBC_00663 harbors:
- the gndA gene encoding NADP-dependent phosphogluconate dehydrogenase has product MSTTAQIGVTGLAVMGSNLARNFARNGYTVAVHNRTASRTHALVEEHGSEGDFIAAETAKEFVAALERPRRLVIMVKAGDPTDAVIQEFAPLLEPGDMIIDGGNAHFADTRRRERELREQGIHFVGTGISGGEEGALNGPSIMPGGSKESYDSLGPMLEKISAKAKDGAPCVTHVGADGAGHFVKMVHNGIEYADMQLIGEAYQLLRDVAGYSPAQIAEIFRTWNTGRLDSYLIEITAEVLSHVDEATGKPFVDVVVDQAEQKGTGRWTVQIALDLGVPVSGIAEAVFARSLSGHAALRDASRGLAGPSATPLSEAEAGAFADRVEQALYASKIVSYTQGFHEIAAARDEYDWDIDLGAVSAIWRGGCIIRAAFLDRIRAAYDARADLPSLLSDETFAQEIADAQDDWREVIVAATRQGVPTPGFSAALAYYDALRAERLPAALTQGQRDFFGAHTYRRVDRDGSFHTLWGGDRSEIGA; this is encoded by the coding sequence ATGAGCACTACAGCGCAGATCGGCGTCACGGGCCTCGCGGTCATGGGCAGTAACCTCGCCCGCAACTTCGCCCGCAACGGCTATACGGTCGCGGTGCACAACCGGACGGCGTCCCGTACCCACGCCCTGGTGGAGGAGCACGGGAGCGAGGGCGACTTCATCGCCGCCGAGACCGCCAAGGAGTTCGTCGCCGCGCTGGAGCGCCCCCGGCGCCTCGTCATCATGGTGAAGGCCGGTGACCCGACCGACGCGGTGATCCAGGAGTTCGCCCCGCTGCTCGAACCCGGCGACATGATCATCGACGGTGGCAACGCGCACTTCGCCGACACCCGGCGCCGCGAGCGCGAGCTGCGCGAGCAGGGGATCCACTTCGTCGGCACCGGCATCTCCGGCGGCGAGGAGGGCGCGCTCAACGGGCCCAGCATCATGCCGGGCGGTTCGAAGGAGTCGTACGACTCTCTCGGCCCGATGCTGGAGAAGATCTCCGCGAAGGCGAAGGACGGCGCGCCCTGTGTGACGCACGTCGGCGCGGACGGTGCCGGGCACTTCGTGAAGATGGTGCACAACGGCATCGAGTACGCCGACATGCAGCTGATCGGCGAGGCGTACCAGCTGCTGCGCGATGTCGCCGGCTACTCGCCCGCGCAGATCGCGGAGATCTTCCGGACCTGGAACACCGGCCGGCTCGACTCCTATCTCATCGAGATCACCGCCGAGGTGCTGTCGCACGTGGACGAGGCCACCGGCAAGCCCTTCGTGGACGTGGTCGTGGACCAGGCCGAGCAGAAGGGCACCGGTCGCTGGACCGTGCAGATCGCCCTCGACCTGGGCGTTCCGGTCTCGGGTATCGCCGAGGCCGTCTTCGCCCGCTCACTGTCCGGGCACGCGGCGCTCCGGGACGCCTCGCGCGGCCTCGCCGGGCCCTCGGCCACGCCGCTGAGCGAGGCCGAGGCGGGCGCGTTCGCCGACCGGGTCGAGCAGGCGCTGTACGCCTCCAAGATCGTGTCGTACACGCAGGGATTCCACGAGATCGCGGCCGCGCGGGACGAGTACGACTGGGACATCGACCTGGGTGCCGTCTCCGCGATCTGGCGCGGCGGCTGCATCATCCGGGCCGCGTTCCTGGACCGGATCCGCGCCGCGTACGACGCCCGCGCCGATCTGCCGAGCCTGCTGTCCGACGAGACGTTCGCCCAGGAGATCGCCGACGCGCAGGACGACTGGCGTGAGGTGATCGTCGCGGCGACGCGCCAGGGGGTGCCCACGCCGGGCTTCTCGGCGGCGCTCGCGTACTACGACGCGCTGCGTGCCGAGCGGTTGCCCGCGGCGCTCACGCAGGGGCAGCGGGACTTCTTCGGGGCGCACACGTATCGGAGGGTGGACCGGGACGGGTCGTTCCACACGTTGTGGGGCGGGGACCGGTCGGAGATCGGCGCCTAG
- a CDS encoding KGGVGR-motif variant AAA ATPase — MDTGQIITFYSYKGGVGRSFALANTAVVLARWGYRVLCVDWDLEAPGLSYYFDEYLASPPTAGLLEMIEEARATPGTGAQTALRHRTSVRLPENAHLDLITAGKKDDRTYISRLQRVDWEELYEDHDFGATLEAWREEWMNNYDLVLVDSRTGITDAGGICTAQVPDVLVFAYTANQQNVDGVLDIVDRAMKARDGLPYDRPRLLTVPLLSRFDAQPEYKQGEHWRRTLAEVMGPRLRDWAPRGSSPGELLQRVTIPYFPVWSFGELLPALTESPRNADQVTYSIASLAALLARRLEDVGLLIENRDSYVETAEQAARQDFEVDVFISHTRAQEPLARTLQQLFLENGVTSWIAGENPLHRSEFVNRCRHLVMIVDETGEDSFQNHDNSLFLRRSVNAATERLTLPVVTSSAAIRELPRLAQSLQVFNLEDGTPPQAARAIAARVRQDSRSLRPHSSRSGSGRYDAYLSYAHADSNWTLALAENLKRLGLTVFVDEWEVQPGDHWPSRLEAGLSSADTVVAVVSTSWNRSEYTLQEYELAARRAERQQLIPVLVGDVVPPPHVAERNYVDFRHALTPRAYVDQVRLLARAILHLREGEPLPRSASVVLPDTLF, encoded by the coding sequence ATGGACACCGGACAGATCATTACGTTCTACTCCTACAAGGGCGGGGTGGGCCGTAGCTTCGCGCTCGCCAACACCGCCGTGGTGCTGGCGCGTTGGGGCTATCGCGTGCTGTGCGTCGACTGGGACCTGGAGGCGCCGGGACTGTCGTACTACTTCGACGAGTACCTGGCCTCCCCACCGACCGCGGGTCTGCTGGAGATGATCGAGGAGGCCCGGGCGACACCCGGCACGGGAGCCCAGACGGCCCTGCGGCATCGCACCTCGGTCCGGCTTCCGGAGAATGCCCACCTGGATCTGATCACGGCCGGCAAGAAGGACGACAGGACGTACATCTCCCGCCTCCAACGGGTCGACTGGGAGGAGCTGTACGAGGACCACGACTTCGGCGCGACGCTGGAGGCCTGGCGGGAGGAGTGGATGAACAACTACGACCTCGTCCTCGTCGACAGCCGCACGGGCATCACCGACGCCGGCGGCATCTGCACCGCCCAGGTGCCCGACGTGCTGGTCTTCGCCTACACCGCCAACCAGCAGAACGTGGACGGTGTGCTGGACATCGTCGACCGCGCCATGAAGGCGAGGGACGGACTGCCGTACGACCGGCCCCGGCTGCTGACGGTGCCGCTGCTGAGCCGGTTCGACGCCCAGCCCGAGTACAAGCAGGGCGAGCACTGGCGACGCACGCTGGCCGAGGTGATGGGGCCACGCCTGCGGGACTGGGCTCCGCGCGGCAGCTCCCCCGGGGAGCTGCTCCAGCGGGTGACGATCCCCTACTTCCCCGTCTGGTCCTTCGGCGAGCTCCTGCCCGCGCTCACCGAGAGCCCCCGCAACGCGGATCAGGTGACCTACAGCATCGCGAGCCTCGCCGCGCTGCTGGCGCGCCGGCTGGAGGACGTGGGCCTGCTCATCGAGAACCGTGACTCCTATGTGGAGACGGCCGAGCAGGCCGCGCGGCAGGACTTCGAGGTCGATGTGTTCATCAGTCACACCCGGGCGCAGGAGCCGCTGGCGCGGACGCTGCAACAGCTGTTCCTGGAGAACGGCGTGACGAGCTGGATCGCGGGCGAGAACCCCCTGCACCGGTCGGAGTTCGTGAACAGGTGCCGTCACCTCGTCATGATCGTGGACGAGACGGGCGAGGACTCGTTCCAGAACCACGACAACAGCCTCTTTCTGCGCCGCTCGGTCAACGCGGCGACCGAACGGCTCACCTTGCCCGTGGTCACTTCGTCGGCCGCCATCCGCGAACTGCCGCGTCTCGCCCAGTCCTTGCAGGTGTTCAACCTGGAGGACGGCACCCCGCCGCAGGCCGCCCGCGCCATCGCCGCACGTGTTCGGCAGGACTCCCGCAGCCTGCGCCCGCACTCCTCCCGAAGCGGAAGCGGCCGGTACGACGCCTACCTGTCCTACGCCCACGCCGACTCGAACTGGACCCTGGCGCTCGCGGAGAACCTCAAGCGGCTCGGGCTCACCGTGTTCGTGGACGAGTGGGAGGTGCAGCCGGGAGACCACTGGCCCTCGCGGCTGGAGGCCGGTCTCAGCAGCGCCGACACGGTGGTGGCGGTGGTCAGTACGTCCTGGAACCGCTCCGAGTACACCTTGCAGGAGTACGAGCTGGCCGCCCGGCGGGCCGAACGCCAGCAGTTGATCCCCGTCCTGGTGGGCGACGTCGTCCCCCCGCCGCACGTGGCCGAGCGGAACTACGTCGACTTCCGCCACGCCCTGACTCCACGGGCGTACGTGGACCAGGTCCGGCTGCTGGCGCGGGCGATCCTGCACCTGCGCGAGGGCGAGCCGCTCCCCCGCAGCGCCTCCGTCGTCCTGCCGGACACCCTGTTCTAG
- a CDS encoding TIR domain-containing protein, which yields MNGAAVDYEFDVFVSYSRSAGHVSAWVRNHFYPALKGCLEDETGKAEIFLDQQLDERFGVPWPDQLATSLGRSRLLVPVLSAPYFRSPWCTAEWATMEEREEQAQAKGLIFPVVFADGTSFPEPVRRRQLHQEFKNYNVPYPKYQESEAYPHFHQEVQRLAQLIAARLAEVPDWRADWPALRPPAAATPAPGRLPRFGA from the coding sequence GTGAACGGGGCGGCGGTGGATTACGAGTTCGACGTGTTCGTCAGTTACAGCAGAAGCGCGGGTCACGTCAGCGCGTGGGTACGGAACCACTTCTACCCGGCACTCAAAGGCTGTCTGGAGGACGAGACCGGGAAGGCCGAGATATTCCTCGACCAGCAGCTGGACGAACGGTTCGGCGTGCCCTGGCCGGATCAGCTCGCCACGTCCCTGGGCCGGAGCCGACTTCTCGTTCCCGTGCTGTCCGCGCCCTATTTCCGCTCGCCGTGGTGCACCGCCGAATGGGCCACGATGGAGGAGCGCGAGGAACAGGCACAGGCCAAGGGGCTGATCTTTCCGGTGGTGTTCGCTGACGGGACCAGCTTTCCGGAGCCGGTGCGCCGACGCCAACTGCACCAGGAATTCAAGAACTACAACGTCCCCTATCCCAAGTACCAGGAATCCGAGGCGTATCCGCACTTCCATCAGGAGGTGCAGCGTCTCGCCCAGCTCATCGCCGCGCGCCTCGCGGAGGTACCCGACTGGCGCGCCGACTGGCCGGCCCTCAGACCGCCCGCCGCCGCCACGCCGGCTCCCGGCCGACTTCCACGCTTTGGAGCGTGA